GAACTGCGTGGCCCGAAAGAAACCGATATCGAAGGGAAGAAATAATTCTTCCTGTATAAAACAAAAAAAGGAGCTGACCGGCATATGGTTCAGCTCCTTTTTTATGAAGCAATGTTATTATCAGGGTGCAGTCCGCCGAACTACAGACAGCATAAACTCACATACCGTTATTCACCGCCGCCAGCAGCGTACAGCCCACCAGGCCCGCCGTTTCCGTGCGCAGACGGGTGTTGCCCAGCGTAACAGCGTGATAGCCGTATTGCAGCGCCAGCTCCACCTCTTCTGAAGTGAAATCGCCTTCAGGACCAATCAGCAATAGCGCATCTTCTCCCGGGCGGGCGATCTGTAAAAGGGATTTTTTTCTCCGGGAAGACAATGCGCGATGAACCGCTGTCCTTCCGCGGCCATCAGCGATTCGAAAGGCTGGGGCGTGTGCAGTTTGGGAAGATGCCACTGCCGGGATTGGAGCATCGCCGACACGAGGATGCTTTCCAGCCGTTCCATTTTGAGGTTTTCTTTTTCGGTGCGGCGGGTGATGAGGGGAATGATTTCCGACATGCCGATTTCCGTGGCCTTTTCAAGGAACCACTCCATGCGGGAAGCGTTCTTGGTGAAGGCAATCCCTATGCGCAGGCGCGGTGCAGGCGCAGGAACGCGCTCCGTTTCCAGGATGGCCGACACACACTTCTTGCGATGGTCGTCCGTGATTTCGGCGGTGTATTTGCCACCGCGGCCGTCGGCCAGCAGTATCTTATCGCCTTTCGCTTTGCGCAATACGGTGACGCAATACTTGGAAGTAGGCTCATCCATCGTGTAGGCGGCGGCGCCGGATATCATATCACCGGCATAAAAAACGGGCAGTTCCATCCGGCAAAATTAGCTATTTCCCGCTTTCCGTTCCAGGTAACGGGTAATGTTCTGAAATCTGAAAAATAACAGGCCCGATGCCACGAACAATCCCAGCGACAATCCCCACCAGATCCCCTGTATCCCGAGCCCCAGCGGGAAGCCGAGGAGATACCCGACGGGGAGGCCGATCACCCAATAAGCGATCATCGTGATGATCGTGGGGATTTTCACATCGCCCAGTCCGCGCAATACGCCCAGTCCCACCACCTGCGTACCATCGAACAGCTGGAAGAACGCCGCAATGAGCAAAAGCCCTGACGCCATGGCGATCACTGCCGGATCGCTGATGTACAACGCGGGCAGCAGGCTGCTTCCCAATACGAATACCAACGCCGCGATCCCCATCATCACGAGCACCATGTGATAACTGGCGATGGCCGACCGGCGAAGGTCCGCCCAGTTGCCCGCCCCAAAATTATTGCCGCTGCGAATGCCCGCAGCCGCGGAAATACCACTGGCCATCATGTACGTCATCGCTGCGAGGGATATGGCGATCTGGTGCGCGGCCTGTTCTTCCGAACCCAGCCATCCCGCCATGATCACCGCTCCGCTGAAAGCGCTCACTTCAAAAATATATTGCAACGCCACCGGCGCGCCCAGCCCGGAAATCTTCTTCAGCACAACGGCCGAAATATCCCTGAAATGAAAATCCTGCAGATATTCTCTAAACCGCGGCGCCTTCAGCACGTACCACGCCATGGTAATGCCCATCAGCAACCGGTCGGTAAATGTGGCGATCCCCACACCCGCGATCCCCATCTTCGGAAACCCTAAAAACCCATACACGAGCGTAACACCGAGCACGATATTGAGAATATTCCCGATGATGCTGATGTTCATCGCCTGTCGCGTGAACCCCAATCCTTCCGCGAACTGCTTGAAAGTAAGAAACACCATGAGCGGCAGGTATGAAAACGCCAGGTACCCCAGGAACACCCGCGCTTCTTCCGCCACTTCGGGCGGCTGGCCCATGCGGTGCAGGTTAAAGCCCACAAGGATGATCAACCCGAACATCACCAGTCCCGTGATCATGTTGATGATGAGACTGTGCGCCAGCAACCGCCCGCAATACGGCCGGTTCCCACGCCCGTTTTCCTGCGCGATGAGCGGCGTCAGCCCGTAAGAAATGCCGATGCCCGTGACCATGAAAATCGTGAACAGGCTCACGCCCAGCGATACCGCCGCCAGGGGCACCTTGCCCGTATGACCAATGATGATACTGTCGCTCAACCCCACGAGGGTATGCCCCAGTTGTGAAATCACGACGGGATAGGCGAGGTGGAAATTATCCTTGTAATGATGTTGGTACTTTTTGTAAATCCGCTTCATTGTCTTTCATTAAAAAAGCCGGTCCGTTTATTTGAACGAACCGGCTCCCGATATGTTACGATG
Above is a genomic segment from Chitinophaga pollutisoli containing:
- a CDS encoding MATE family efflux transporter — protein: MKRIYKKYQHHYKDNFHLAYPVVISQLGHTLVGLSDSIIIGHTGKVPLAAVSLGVSLFTIFMVTGIGISYGLTPLIAQENGRGNRPYCGRLLAHSLIINMITGLVMFGLIILVGFNLHRMGQPPEVAEEARVFLGYLAFSYLPLMVFLTFKQFAEGLGFTRQAMNISIIGNILNIVLGVTLVYGFLGFPKMGIAGVGIATFTDRLLMGITMAWYVLKAPRFREYLQDFHFRDISAVVLKKISGLGAPVALQYIFEVSAFSGAVIMAGWLGSEEQAAHQIAISLAAMTYMMASGISAAAGIRSGNNFGAGNWADLRRSAIASYHMVLVMMGIAALVFVLGSSLLPALYISDPAVIAMASGLLLIAAFFQLFDGTQVVGLGVLRGLGDVKIPTIITMIAYWVIGLPVGYLLGFPLGLGIQGIWWGLSLGLFVASGLLFFRFQNITRYLERKAGNS